Proteins from a genomic interval of Streptomyces sp. NBC_01445:
- the hsaD gene encoding 4,5:9,10-diseco-3-hydroxy-5,9,17-trioxoandrosta-1(10),2-diene-4-oate hydrolase, with product MSTSTDTVNSLTYEGTSRTSKAADLTLHYHEAGPGSTDTPVVIMLHGGGPGASGWSNFGRNLPVFAEHFRTLLIDQPCYGASDKPELTKDFFSYAADAVAALMDELDIPQAHFVGNSLGGGTATRMALDHPDKVGKLLLMGPGGISVNLFAPDPTEGIKKLFAFNGSGEPTRAMMRDFLTTLAYDASIVTDAFVEERYAQATDPEAKLGNDRMAASFAKWPADTMLWREAHRITAPTLLTWGREDRVNPLDGALVALKTIPDARLHVFPHCGHWAQTEQFDEFNRLAVDFFRN from the coding sequence GTGAGCACCTCTACAGATACGGTGAACTCCCTTACTTACGAGGGGACTTCGCGGACCAGCAAGGCCGCGGACCTCACTCTCCACTACCACGAGGCGGGCCCGGGCTCCACGGACACCCCCGTCGTGATCATGCTGCACGGCGGCGGCCCCGGCGCCTCCGGCTGGTCCAACTTCGGCCGCAACCTGCCCGTGTTCGCCGAGCACTTCCGTACCCTCCTGATCGACCAGCCCTGCTACGGCGCCTCCGACAAGCCCGAGCTCACCAAGGACTTCTTCTCCTACGCGGCCGACGCCGTGGCCGCCCTCATGGATGAACTGGACATACCTCAGGCGCACTTCGTCGGGAACTCACTCGGTGGCGGCACCGCGACCCGAATGGCCCTCGACCACCCGGACAAGGTCGGCAAGCTCCTTTTGATGGGCCCGGGCGGCATCTCCGTCAACCTGTTCGCGCCCGACCCGACCGAGGGCATCAAGAAGCTCTTCGCGTTCAACGGCTCGGGCGAGCCGACCCGCGCCATGATGCGGGACTTCCTCACCACTCTCGCGTACGACGCCTCGATCGTCACCGACGCGTTCGTCGAGGAGCGCTACGCGCAGGCCACCGACCCCGAGGCCAAGCTCGGCAACGACCGCATGGCCGCGTCCTTCGCCAAGTGGCCGGCCGACACGATGCTGTGGCGCGAGGCCCACCGCATCACCGCGCCCACGCTCCTCACCTGGGGCCGCGAGGACCGCGTCAACCCGCTCGACGGCGCCCTGGTCGCCCTCAAGACCATCCCGGACGCGCGCCTGCACGTCTTCCCGCACTGCGGCCACTGGGCGCAGACCGAGCAGTTCGACGAGTTCAACCGCCTCGCCGTCGACTTCTTCCGCAACTAG
- a CDS encoding VOC family protein: protein MDIRSLGFLRIETAKLAEWRTYVIDILGMTEGADSTDTVLHARIDDRIRRLSFVAGDHDRLLSAGFEVANARALAEAAAELEAAGVAVKHADDATLADRRVQGLIHCEDPAGNPLEIYWGQAQDHTPLAAPYGNRFVTGDHLGLGHVVMPAPDMEATLDFYENLLGFQLRDRMKLPPVAVPTGKPGQDFYWMNFLSPGARHHSLGLYPGELPPGIVHFMVELERLDDVGFCLDRMNAAGIPIASTLGRHSNDHMVSFYAQAPGGFQVEYGWDGLIVDKATWVTKEITSDSFWGHQWNG, encoded by the coding sequence ATGGACATCCGCTCTCTGGGCTTTCTCCGCATCGAGACCGCGAAGCTCGCCGAGTGGCGCACCTACGTCATCGACATCCTCGGGATGACCGAGGGCGCGGATTCGACGGACACCGTCCTGCACGCCCGGATCGACGACCGCATCCGCCGCCTGTCCTTCGTGGCGGGCGACCACGACCGGCTCCTGTCCGCCGGCTTCGAGGTCGCGAACGCGCGAGCGCTCGCCGAGGCCGCCGCCGAACTCGAAGCGGCCGGCGTCGCCGTCAAGCACGCCGACGACGCCACCCTCGCCGACCGCCGCGTCCAGGGCCTCATCCACTGCGAGGACCCGGCCGGCAACCCCCTGGAGATCTACTGGGGCCAGGCCCAGGACCACACCCCGCTCGCCGCGCCGTACGGCAACCGCTTCGTCACCGGCGACCACCTCGGCCTCGGCCACGTCGTCATGCCCGCCCCCGACATGGAAGCCACCCTCGACTTCTACGAGAACCTCCTCGGCTTCCAGCTCCGCGACCGGATGAAGCTGCCGCCCGTCGCCGTGCCCACGGGGAAGCCGGGCCAGGACTTCTACTGGATGAACTTCCTCAGCCCGGGCGCCCGCCACCACAGCCTCGGCCTGTATCCGGGCGAACTCCCGCCCGGCATCGTGCACTTCATGGTCGAGCTGGAGCGCCTCGACGACGTGGGCTTCTGCCTCGACCGCATGAACGCGGCGGGCATCCCGATCGCCTCCACCCTCGGCCGGCACTCCAACGACCACATGGTGTCGTTCTACGCGCAGGCCCCCGGCGGCTTCCAGGTCGAGTACGGCTGGGACGGTCTCATCGTCGACAAAGCGACCTGGGTGACGAAGGAGATCACCTCCGACAGCTTCTGGGGCCACCAGTGGAACGGCTGA
- a CDS encoding flavin reductase family protein, with translation MERLTPDAFRDVLGHFASGVTVVAALDEDTGEPVGLACQSFASLSLEPPLVLLCVAKSSTSWPKVRRAGRFGVSILADDQRAVCAAVGRSGPDKFRDVQWEPTGGGAVRVEGALATVDCELYAVHEAGDHWIVTARVLAVTARDGGNPLLYFRSAYATGEFA, from the coding sequence GTGGAACGGCTGACCCCGGACGCGTTCCGTGACGTCCTGGGCCACTTCGCGTCCGGCGTCACGGTCGTCGCCGCCCTCGACGAGGACACCGGCGAACCGGTGGGCCTCGCCTGCCAGTCCTTCGCCTCGCTCTCCCTCGAACCGCCGCTCGTGCTGCTGTGCGTCGCCAAGTCGTCGACCAGCTGGCCCAAGGTGCGGCGCGCGGGCCGGTTCGGCGTCTCGATCCTCGCCGACGACCAGCGCGCCGTGTGCGCCGCCGTCGGCCGCAGCGGCCCCGACAAGTTCCGCGACGTGCAGTGGGAGCCGACCGGAGGCGGCGCGGTCCGTGTCGAGGGTGCCCTCGCCACCGTCGACTGCGAGCTGTACGCCGTCCACGAGGCCGGCGACCACTGGATCGTCACCGCCCGGGTCCTCGCCGTGACCGCACGCGACGGCGGCAACCCCCTCCTCTACTTCCGCAGCGCCTACGCCACCGGGGAGTTCGCATGA
- a CDS encoding FAD-dependent oxidoreductase — protein sequence MSDAEIGYDVVVVGSGAAGFAAAITARLRGLTALIVEKTDRYGGSTALSGGAIWVPGNFHLDAAGLGDTYEKARAYLDATVGDRVPGGRKDAYLRHGPRMVREFHDRTAVRFMYTPGYSDYFPEALGGMAQGRSAEPCVVDLKELGPLARDLRRAGLPTYGLTMTSYDFRFLNMVARTWAGRRRSLRVGARAVGAALRGRKLLSLGEALIARMRLSLERLGGDLWLSAPLTGLVVEGDRVTGVRVLRDGTEHVVRARGGVVLASGGFSRDQALREKYLPQPTSTAWTHASEGQVGDALRLGEELGAATDLLDRVWGAPSLCPPGERPFFLVADRGIPGMVIVNAAGERYANEAAPYHQFVDRMYAADRPDATTVPSWLILDARSKARYIFAGLFPGQAFPKRWRESGFLRQAATVEELARIIEAPQLPSAIRRFNGFAATGKDGDFARGDSIYDRYYGDPTLPNPNLAPLDKGPFYAVPVHPGDIGTKGGLVTDGDARVLREDGTPVAGLYASGNCSAAVMGETYPGPGATIGPAMAFSWAAVNDIAGPSTPDGL from the coding sequence ATGAGTGACGCCGAGATCGGTTACGACGTGGTGGTCGTCGGGTCCGGCGCCGCCGGGTTCGCCGCCGCGATCACCGCCCGTCTGCGCGGCCTGACAGCCCTGATCGTCGAGAAGACCGACCGGTACGGCGGATCCACCGCCCTGTCCGGCGGCGCGATCTGGGTACCGGGCAACTTCCACCTCGACGCGGCCGGCCTCGGCGACACGTACGAGAAGGCCCGCGCCTACCTCGACGCGACCGTCGGCGACCGCGTGCCCGGGGGCCGCAAGGACGCCTATCTGCGGCACGGGCCGCGCATGGTGCGCGAGTTCCACGACCGCACCGCCGTCCGCTTCATGTACACACCCGGCTACTCCGACTACTTCCCGGAGGCGCTCGGCGGCATGGCGCAGGGCCGCTCGGCCGAGCCGTGTGTCGTCGACCTCAAGGAACTCGGCCCGCTCGCCCGGGACCTGCGCCGGGCCGGGCTGCCCACGTACGGGCTGACCATGACGTCGTACGACTTCCGCTTCCTCAACATGGTCGCCCGCACCTGGGCCGGCAGGCGCAGGTCGCTGCGGGTGGGGGCGCGGGCCGTGGGCGCGGCGCTGCGCGGGCGCAAGCTGCTCTCGCTCGGCGAGGCGCTCATCGCCAGGATGCGGCTCTCCCTGGAGCGGCTCGGCGGCGACCTGTGGCTGTCCGCGCCGCTGACCGGCCTCGTCGTGGAGGGCGACCGCGTCACCGGCGTCCGCGTCCTGCGTGACGGGACCGAACACGTCGTACGGGCGCGCGGCGGTGTCGTCCTCGCCTCCGGCGGCTTCTCCCGCGACCAGGCGCTGCGCGAGAAGTACTTGCCGCAGCCCACGTCCACGGCGTGGACCCATGCCTCCGAGGGCCAGGTCGGCGACGCCCTGCGCCTGGGCGAGGAACTCGGCGCCGCCACCGACCTCCTCGACAGGGTGTGGGGCGCTCCCTCCCTGTGCCCGCCGGGCGAGAGGCCGTTCTTCCTCGTCGCCGATCGGGGCATCCCCGGCATGGTGATCGTGAACGCGGCGGGGGAGCGGTACGCCAACGAGGCGGCGCCGTACCACCAGTTCGTGGACCGCATGTACGCCGCCGACCGCCCCGACGCGACGACTGTCCCGTCCTGGCTGATCCTCGACGCCCGTTCCAAGGCCCGCTACATCTTCGCGGGCCTCTTCCCCGGCCAGGCCTTCCCGAAGCGGTGGCGCGAGAGCGGCTTCCTGAGGCAGGCCGCCACCGTGGAGGAACTGGCCCGGATCATCGAAGCGCCCCAACTGCCGTCTGCGATAAGGAGGTTCAACGGCTTCGCCGCCACCGGGAAGGACGGGGACTTCGCGCGCGGCGACAGCATCTACGACCGCTACTACGGCGACCCGACCCTCCCGAACCCCAACCTCGCCCCCCTCGACAAGGGCCCCTTCTACGCCGTCCCCGTCCACCCCGGCGACATCGGCACCAAAGGCGGCCTCGTCACCGACGGCGACGCCCGCGTCCTGCGCGAGGACGGCACACCCGTCGCCGGGCTCTACGCCTCCGGGAACTGCTCGGCGGCCGTCATGGGGGAGACGTACCCGGGGCCCGGCGCGACGATCGGGCCCGCCATGGCGTTCAGCTGGGCCGCCGTCAACGACATCGCGGGACCGTCCACTCCAGACGGGCTCTGA
- a CDS encoding ankyrin repeat domain-containing protein: MDEEQKAGASGLFDAVYGGDEDAVVRALRAGAAADEPDDEGRTALYLASVSDEPGIVRLLLSAGADPDRLSSGTDLPLCGAACGGHTEVVRALLAAGARVDLREEFGFTAMAWALQRGHEGVVRALLDGGADPQLPGPGGGLPLVAAARRGSTGCVRALLEHGAQGRTEALAEALAWCGVDVAAVLRAGLEQPESEAVTQQFTEDGGVTVVVELLDEEGRPRSGNDMQTGHAAIATLLEADLGVVTSAAELAERALRRDDPDDGDWTEAASVLQARGDEETYRSAAAWCASDEALRRAFGADVLGQLGPRGQYTPRSLPVLRALARTAFDTAGLRSAVVALGHLGDPAALPEILLHAGHPEPRVRRAVALALTGLVPAGHHEAVSALVALTHDADGDVRNWAAAALAAAPADTAEVRDALAALLEDPVADAAAEAARGLALRHDPRAVETLARILACQAPGGYAHDTARDAIRHVPDARVRARLEWTVPRCR; encoded by the coding sequence ATGGACGAAGAGCAGAAGGCAGGCGCGAGTGGCCTGTTCGACGCGGTGTACGGCGGTGACGAGGACGCGGTGGTGCGGGCCCTGCGCGCGGGCGCCGCGGCGGACGAGCCGGACGACGAGGGCCGTACGGCGCTCTATCTGGCGTCGGTGAGCGACGAGCCGGGCATCGTACGGCTGCTGTTGTCGGCCGGGGCGGACCCGGACCGGCTGAGCAGTGGCACGGATCTGCCGCTGTGCGGGGCGGCGTGCGGCGGGCACACGGAGGTCGTGCGGGCTCTGCTGGCGGCGGGCGCGCGGGTCGATCTGCGCGAGGAGTTCGGGTTCACGGCAATGGCGTGGGCGCTCCAGCGCGGGCACGAAGGGGTGGTGCGTGCGCTGCTCGACGGCGGCGCGGATCCGCAGCTGCCGGGTCCCGGCGGCGGGCTTCCGCTGGTCGCGGCGGCGAGGCGCGGGTCGACGGGGTGTGTGCGGGCGCTGCTCGAACACGGCGCGCAGGGGCGGACCGAGGCGCTCGCGGAGGCTCTGGCCTGGTGCGGTGTGGACGTGGCGGCGGTGCTGCGTGCGGGCCTTGAGCAGCCGGAGAGCGAGGCGGTGACGCAGCAGTTCACGGAAGACGGCGGGGTGACCGTGGTCGTGGAGCTGCTGGACGAGGAGGGGCGGCCGCGTTCGGGTAACGACATGCAGACGGGCCACGCGGCGATCGCCACGCTCCTGGAGGCGGACCTGGGTGTCGTGACGTCGGCCGCCGAGCTTGCGGAGCGTGCGCTGCGTCGTGATGACCCGGACGACGGCGACTGGACCGAGGCCGCCTCGGTGCTCCAGGCGCGCGGAGACGAGGAGACGTATCGGTCGGCGGCCGCGTGGTGCGCGAGCGATGAGGCGCTGCGGCGGGCCTTCGGGGCGGACGTGCTCGGGCAGTTGGGGCCGCGGGGCCAGTACACGCCCAGGTCGCTGCCTGTGCTGCGCGCCCTCGCCCGTACGGCCTTCGACACTGCGGGTCTGCGCTCGGCGGTCGTCGCGCTCGGCCATCTCGGGGACCCGGCCGCTCTGCCGGAAATCCTGCTCCACGCCGGGCATCCGGAGCCGCGGGTGCGGCGCGCGGTGGCGCTCGCCCTGACGGGCCTGGTGCCCGCCGGTCACCACGAGGCCGTCTCGGCGCTGGTCGCGCTGACCCACGACGCGGACGGCGATGTGCGCAACTGGGCCGCGGCGGCGCTCGCCGCAGCGCCTGCCGACACGGCCGAGGTGCGCGACGCGCTGGCCGCGCTCCTCGAAGACCCGGTCGCGGACGCCGCGGCGGAGGCGGCCCGCGGTCTGGCGCTGCGCCACGATCCGCGGGCCGTCGAGACGCTCGCGCGGATCCTCGCCTGCCAGGCGCCGGGCGGGTACGCGCACGACACGGCTCGGGACGCGATCCGCCACGTCCCGGACGCGCGGGTCAGAGCCCGTCTGGAGTGGACGGTCCCGCGATGTCGTTGA
- a CDS encoding glycoside hydrolase family 35 protein, protein MAGFRVGEDDFEVDGRPVRLLSGALHYFRVHEEQWGHRLAMLRAMGLNCVETYVPWNLHEPRPGELRDVGALGRFLDAVREAGLWAIVRPGPYICAEWENGGLPHWLTGPLGSRVRTRDGEFLAAVDRWFAALLPQVVERQFGRGGPVIMVQVENEYGSYGSDQVYLAHLADGLRGLGVTVPLFTSDGPDDHMLTGGSVPGVLATANFGSNARGGFETLRRHRPKGPLMCMEFWCGWFDHWGADHVVRDAQDAAAALREILECGASVNLYMAHGGTSFGGWAGANRAGQLHEGLLQPDVTSYDYDAPVDEHGRPTEKFWRFREVLAEYADEPLPDVPEQPAALASTVTAELTSYAPLDAVLDELGSAEGEYAVPPTFEELDVDRGLVRYGVDVPGPRRAYPLRVAGLRDRAVVYVDGVRAGVLTEDEPVLAEPVAGPARIELWVESLGRVNYGPRTGESKGITGGVLHERQYLHGVRARALRLDAFDDADAVRGLAPVDGPPGAAGLYRGTFEVSGAGDAELELPGWTRGFVWVNGFNLGRYWSVGPQHSLYVPGPVLREGRNEVWVLETEAAGEPRVTLS, encoded by the coding sequence ATGGCCGGGTTCAGGGTGGGCGAGGACGACTTCGAGGTCGACGGGCGGCCGGTGCGGCTCCTGTCGGGGGCGCTGCACTACTTCCGGGTGCACGAGGAGCAGTGGGGGCACCGTCTCGCGATGCTGCGGGCGATGGGCCTGAACTGTGTGGAGACGTACGTCCCGTGGAATCTGCACGAGCCGCGCCCCGGCGAGCTGCGTGACGTGGGGGCTCTGGGCCGGTTCCTGGACGCGGTGCGCGAGGCGGGGCTGTGGGCGATCGTGCGTCCGGGGCCCTATATCTGTGCCGAGTGGGAGAACGGCGGGCTGCCGCACTGGCTGACGGGTCCGCTGGGCTCGCGGGTGCGGACCAGGGACGGGGAGTTCCTGGCGGCGGTGGACCGCTGGTTCGCGGCGCTGCTCCCCCAGGTCGTGGAGCGGCAGTTCGGCCGGGGCGGCCCGGTGATCATGGTGCAGGTGGAGAACGAGTACGGCTCGTACGGCTCGGACCAGGTGTATCTGGCGCATCTCGCGGACGGTCTGCGCGGGCTCGGCGTGACGGTGCCGCTCTTCACGTCGGACGGTCCGGACGACCACATGCTGACGGGCGGGTCCGTACCGGGTGTCCTCGCGACGGCGAACTTCGGGTCGAACGCGCGGGGCGGTTTCGAGACGCTGCGCCGGCACCGGCCCAAGGGTCCGCTGATGTGCATGGAGTTCTGGTGCGGCTGGTTCGACCACTGGGGCGCGGATCACGTCGTGCGGGACGCCCAGGACGCGGCGGCAGCCTTGCGGGAGATCCTGGAGTGCGGGGCGTCGGTCAATCTGTACATGGCGCACGGCGGGACGAGTTTCGGCGGCTGGGCGGGGGCGAACCGTGCGGGGCAGTTGCACGAGGGCCTGCTCCAGCCCGATGTGACGTCGTACGACTACGACGCGCCGGTCGACGAGCACGGGCGGCCGACGGAGAAGTTCTGGCGCTTCCGTGAGGTGCTCGCCGAGTACGCGGACGAGCCGCTTCCGGACGTGCCCGAGCAGCCGGCGGCGCTGGCCTCCACGGTGACGGCGGAGCTGACCTCGTACGCGCCGCTGGACGCGGTCCTGGACGAGCTCGGTTCGGCGGAGGGTGAGTACGCGGTGCCGCCGACCTTCGAGGAGCTCGACGTGGACCGGGGGCTGGTCCGCTACGGCGTCGACGTGCCGGGGCCGCGCCGGGCGTATCCGCTGCGGGTGGCGGGGCTGCGGGACCGTGCCGTGGTGTATGTGGACGGAGTGCGGGCCGGGGTGCTCACGGAGGACGAGCCGGTCCTCGCGGAGCCCGTCGCGGGACCCGCGCGCATCGAGCTGTGGGTGGAGTCGCTGGGCCGGGTCAACTACGGGCCGCGCACGGGTGAGTCGAAGGGCATCACGGGCGGGGTGCTGCACGAGCGGCAGTATCTGCACGGGGTGCGGGCGCGGGCGCTGCGTCTGGACGCGTTCGACGACGCGGACGCGGTGCGGGGCCTGGCCCCGGTGGACGGGCCTCCGGGGGCGGCGGGCCTGTACCGCGGCACGTTCGAGGTGAGCGGCGCCGGGGACGCGGAGCTCGAACTGCCGGGCTGGACACGGGGGTTCGTGTGGGTGAACGGCTTCAACCTGGGACGCTATTGGTCGGTCGGCCCGCAGCACTCGCTGTACGTTCCCGGTCCCGTGCTGCGGGAGGGCCGCAACGAGGTGTGGGTACTTGAGACGGAGGCGGCGGGCGAGCCGCGCGTGACGTTGTCGTAG
- a CDS encoding helix-turn-helix domain-containing protein, translating to MYHTWMRYFTPSPAHHRLGLVCLGVGLQYGALPTVGPRTLDHHVAVVITAGRGWYQAPDGRRTTVTAPALIWVTPGIPHHYGPDPDTGWDECFVDFTGPATTTYTELGYIEPERPVVPLSDAAHARTAVGRIARAARRGNPLLEVETAAAVHELLVALRRARADMAPDGDPVLQSLARDAFQPLSVAEHAARHGMTPAELRTAVRRGAGCSPKDYLLGIRLGRAKELLAATELPVAAVARRVGYDDPAYFSRLFTRRVGTAPVRFREQQGRTVPGGWSHTVPDPDDPPMLRSPGPTIDRPRAT from the coding sequence ATGTACCACACCTGGATGCGGTATTTCACCCCCAGCCCGGCCCACCACCGCCTCGGCCTCGTCTGCCTCGGCGTCGGCCTCCAGTACGGCGCCCTGCCCACCGTCGGCCCCCGCACCCTCGACCACCACGTCGCCGTCGTCATCACCGCCGGACGCGGCTGGTACCAGGCCCCCGACGGCCGCCGCACCACCGTCACCGCACCCGCCCTCATCTGGGTCACCCCCGGCATCCCCCACCACTACGGGCCCGACCCCGACACCGGCTGGGACGAGTGCTTCGTCGACTTCACCGGCCCCGCCACCACCACGTACACCGAACTCGGCTACATAGAGCCCGAACGCCCCGTCGTCCCCCTCTCCGACGCCGCCCACGCCCGCACCGCCGTCGGCCGCATCGCCCGCGCCGCCCGCCGCGGCAACCCCCTGCTCGAGGTCGAGACCGCCGCCGCAGTCCACGAACTCCTCGTCGCCCTGCGCCGCGCCCGTGCCGACATGGCCCCCGACGGCGACCCCGTACTCCAGTCCCTCGCCCGCGACGCCTTCCAGCCCCTGTCCGTCGCCGAACACGCCGCCCGCCACGGCATGACCCCCGCCGAACTGCGCACCGCCGTACGCCGCGGAGCGGGCTGCAGCCCCAAGGACTACCTCCTCGGCATCCGCCTCGGCCGCGCCAAGGAACTCCTCGCCGCCACCGAACTCCCCGTCGCCGCCGTCGCCCGCCGCGTCGGCTACGACGACCCCGCCTACTTCTCCCGCCTGTTCACCCGCCGCGTCGGCACCGCGCCCGTCCGCTTCCGCGAACAGCAGGGCCGCACCGTCCCCGGCGGCTGGTCGCACACGGTCCCCGACCCCGACGACCCGCCGATGCTGCGCTCCCCGGGCCCCACGATCGACCGCCCCCGCGCCACGTAG
- a CDS encoding chorismate mutase, translated as MTNSNAADTVDPAVRAELARLRDSIDNIDAAVVHMLAERFKCTQQVGHLKAEHALPPADPSREASQIERLRQLAESAKLDPAFAEKLLNFIISEVIRHHEQIAANSSPCGD; from the coding sequence ATGACCAACAGCAACGCCGCCGACACCGTGGACCCCGCCGTCCGCGCCGAACTCGCCCGCCTGCGCGACAGCATCGACAACATCGACGCCGCTGTCGTCCACATGCTCGCCGAACGCTTCAAATGCACCCAGCAGGTCGGCCACCTCAAGGCCGAACACGCCCTGCCCCCGGCCGACCCCTCCCGCGAGGCCAGCCAGATCGAGCGCCTGCGCCAACTCGCGGAGAGCGCCAAACTGGACCCCGCCTTCGCCGAGAAACTCCTGAACTTCATCATCAGCGAGGTCATCCGCCACCACGAGCAGATCGCGGCGAATTCAAGCCCCTGCGGCGATTGA